One part of the Planctomycetia bacterium genome encodes these proteins:
- a CDS encoding LURP-one-related family protein, giving the protein MPRYQMRQKWLSWGDDYTVADEAGQPRYFIDGRGFSFGSKLAFQDMQGKELAFIAQKLLAWGPTYEIYRGGELAAVVKKSLFTLFRAEFTVDVPGPDDLVAQGNFWDYEYQFTRGSRSVANVSKAFFSLTDTYGIECADEEDDVLILAAAVVIDQCSHERRD; this is encoded by the coding sequence ATGCCCCGCTACCAAATGCGCCAGAAATGGTTGTCTTGGGGGGACGACTACACCGTCGCCGATGAAGCGGGCCAGCCGCGGTATTTTATTGACGGCCGCGGTTTCAGCTTCGGCAGCAAGCTGGCCTTTCAGGACATGCAGGGCAAAGAGCTGGCCTTCATTGCCCAGAAGCTTTTGGCTTGGGGACCGACCTACGAGATTTATCGCGGCGGGGAGCTGGCCGCGGTCGTGAAGAAGTCGCTGTTCACCCTGTTTCGTGCGGAGTTCACGGTGGATGTGCCGGGACCGGACGACCTCGTAGCCCAGGGTAATTTCTGGGACTACGAATATCAGTTCACGCGTGGCAGTCGATCCGTGGCAAACGTCTCCAAAGCCTTCTTCAGCCTGACGGACACCTACGGGATTGAGTGTGCGGATGAGGAGGACGACGTATTGATCCTGGCCGCAGCGGTCGTGATCGACCAGTGCAGTCACGAGCGACGCGATTGA
- a CDS encoding DUF5990 family protein, with product MEKELSLRIVLIAPPAGVDFGLQHGKGSAYTTIQKQRSNGADLTFACTVTVKDNLEGGLPNFLGPLAQGPPSARFLYLDIGRLAGQADSVWERRIKVPLRDISWELIEQASAYSNQVLEVRLPGTGRDGGPNCATVHPTDGWKCCRRLA from the coding sequence ATGGAAAAAGAGCTGTCCCTGAGAATTGTCCTGATCGCGCCGCCGGCTGGCGTTGACTTCGGCCTGCAACACGGCAAAGGCAGCGCCTACACGACGATCCAAAAACAGCGGTCGAATGGCGCTGACCTCACCTTCGCCTGCACGGTGACCGTTAAGGATAATCTTGAAGGCGGGCTTCCCAACTTTCTTGGCCCGCTCGCCCAAGGACCTCCAAGTGCTCGATTCCTCTACCTCGATATTGGACGCCTTGCTGGACAAGCCGACAGCGTATGGGAGCGGAGAATCAAAGTTCCGCTGCGTGACATCTCCTGGGAGCTGATTGAGCAGGCGTCTGCGTATTCGAACCAAGTCCTCGAAGTCCGGTTGCCCGGTACTGGGCGGGATGGCGGGCCTAACTGTGCGACGGTCCATCCTACCGACGGCTGGAA